The Candidatus Angelobacter sp. genome window below encodes:
- a CDS encoding S1 RNA-binding domain-containing protein, giving the protein MKNKKKIAGVEGNLKKIYTETIPDIQECKIYKGVISHISNMEAIVDIGFKSEGVIPLREFKKKQELKIGSIVEVMIEKMDYKGQCIFSHKKAKILKNWERINNSYEKDEIILGIVLARTKGGLIVKALEIECFLPGSHINVKPIRDFDQYVGKPIDVKVVKINKKTKNIVVSHKILMERDIEEQKKEIIACMEKGQVVEGTVKNITNYGVFAKIGGIDALIHITDMKWNRIDHPSELVEIGQKVKCVVLNVDHIKNRIQLGLKQLLTHPWDALDPNVGVGYKVKGVVTLLSDYGALVEIFPGIEGLIHTSEMTWDFNLLSAQDFLKIGDKVETIITGIDRKEKKMYLSIKRITPDPWMNIYDKYPINSKHTGIIHSFANFGVFVELEKGISGVVSSKDLTWFKKIKHPSEFCKKGDKMEVVILNLDVNKRRINLGHKQLMENTWDLYEKIYVLDSLHYGLPIEFFDKGATILLGCQKKILVEAFAPARFLEKNIKKNDKFKIIEFNKEFKRIIVSHASTATKTKNR; this is encoded by the coding sequence ATGAAAAACAAGAAAAAAATAGCAGGTGTAGAGGGAAATTTAAAAAAAATCTATACGGAAACTATCCCAGATATTCAAGAATGTAAAATATATAAAGGAGTTATATCCCATATTTCCAATATGGAAGCAATAGTGGACATTGGTTTTAAATCTGAAGGGGTGATTCCATTAAGAGAATTTAAAAAAAAACAAGAGCTAAAAATTGGGAGCATTGTCGAGGTAATGATTGAGAAGATGGATTATAAAGGTCAATGCATATTCTCACATAAAAAAGCAAAAATTCTTAAAAATTGGGAACGTATTAACAATAGTTATGAAAAAGATGAAATAATTTTAGGAATTGTATTAGCTAGAACTAAAGGTGGATTGATAGTAAAAGCTCTAGAAATTGAATGTTTTTTACCTGGATCACATATAAATGTGAAGCCCATACGAGATTTTGACCAATACGTAGGAAAACCTATAGATGTAAAAGTAGTCAAAATCAATAAAAAAACGAAAAATATTGTTGTTTCCCATAAAATATTGATGGAGCGAGATATTGAAGAACAGAAAAAAGAGATAATCGCTTGTATGGAAAAAGGGCAAGTAGTTGAAGGCACGGTAAAAAATATTACGAATTACGGGGTTTTTGCTAAAATAGGAGGAATAGATGCTTTGATTCACATAACTGATATGAAATGGAATAGAATTGATCATCCTTCAGAGTTGGTAGAGATTGGTCAAAAGGTTAAATGTGTTGTACTAAATGTTGATCATATCAAGAATCGAATTCAACTTGGATTAAAACAGTTACTTACACATCCTTGGGATGCCTTGGATCCTAACGTTGGAGTTGGATATAAAGTAAAAGGCGTAGTAACTTTACTGTCTGATTATGGGGCTTTGGTAGAAATTTTTCCTGGAATTGAAGGATTGATCCATACTAGTGAGATGACTTGGGATTTCAATCTTCTTTCTGCACAAGATTTTCTAAAAATAGGGGATAAAGTAGAAACTATAATTACAGGAATAGACCGTAAAGAAAAAAAAATGTATTTGAGTATAAAAAGGATCACTCCAGATCCTTGGATGAATATTTACGATAAATATCCCATAAATTCAAAACATACCGGAATTATTCATAGTTTTGCTAATTTTGGGGTTTTTGTAGAATTGGAAAAAGGGATTAGTGGAGTCGTATCGTCTAAAGACCTTACTTGGTTCAAGAAGATAAAACATCCTTCAGAATTTTGCAAAAAAGGAGATAAAATGGAGGTGGTTATCTTAAATTTAGATGTTAATAAGAGACGTATAAATCTAGGACATAAACAGCTTATGGAAAATACATGGGATCTATATGAAAAAATCTATGTATTGGATAGTCTACATTATGGGCTACCTATAGAGTTTTTTGATAAAGGAGCAACTATATTGCTCGGATGTCAAAAAAAAATTTTGGTAGAAGCTTTTGCTCCTGCTCGTTTTTTAGAAAAAAATATTAAAAAAAATGATAAATTTAAAATTATTGAATTTAATAAGGAATTCAAAAGAATAATAGTCTCACATGCTAGCACAGCCACCAAGACCAAGAATAGATAA
- a CDS encoding RsmD family RNA methyltransferase, with amino-acid sequence MRIISGKLKGRKFDPPKNIYVRPTMDKAKESLFNVLSNYLENNLLVLDIFCGTGNISYEFISRGALMVYCVDVNCLCTKYIKETSKKFKIYNKMQIYCENAFHFLNKNIPTFDIIFADPPYHIDNRNLELLFQLVLKKNGCIKKNGLMILEHSAKKNSFVMRLPYYLDTKKSGDTYFSFFKNL; translated from the coding sequence ATGCGAATTATTTCTGGAAAATTAAAAGGTAGAAAATTTGATCCACCGAAAAATATTTACGTTAGACCTACGATGGATAAAGCTAAAGAATCTTTATTCAACGTATTATCTAATTATTTAGAAAATAATCTTCTTGTTCTAGATATATTCTGCGGAACAGGAAATATTAGTTATGAATTTATTTCTCGAGGTGCTTTGATGGTTTATTGCGTTGACGTAAATTGCCTTTGCACAAAGTATATAAAGGAAACTTCTAAGAAGTTTAAAATTTACAATAAAATGCAAATATATTGTGAAAACGCTTTTCATTTTTTGAATAAAAATATTCCTACTTTCGATATAATTTTTGCTGATCCTCCTTACCATATAGATAATCGTAATTTGGAGTTATTGTTTCAATTAGTTTTGAAAAAAAATGGATGTATAAAAAAAAATGGTTTAATGATTTTGGAACATTCAGCTAAGAAAAATTCTTTCGTAATGAGACTCCCCTATTATCTGGATACTAAGAAATCCGGAGATACTTATTTTAGTTTTTTTAAAAATTTATAA